One window from the genome of Halictus rubicundus isolate RS-2024b chromosome 7, iyHalRubi1_principal, whole genome shotgun sequence encodes:
- the LOC143355620 gene encoding uncharacterized protein LOC143355620: MTVAKISTEMNNEIVLLRQCVRRARICVINKLVREAKRLRANRGNEKLSEKNKNKAEKYLREVSELKRVKDDEISKFGIIHLEDLERMLQNSQTDDRTRAIVKAVRYKCLNEKIMEFVKKFPNCKECVSGNKKERSLKKKRKNSISEQDLKNPKRSPDDQNDSDQHARNNRLSISSVVDEETPLQKLKRNRQDAQSEEDCVKSNEKSSELITKAVSKEATVKRFTDILQESSTPTMDDQNEENKEQQSSPMPMALTRADDFFLNSDKVVAVHVNAAATFSSADVDKKTFTTFPKRSVKREFPRYERNQGNRSQRRREANNKDVSYHQRNTRETSAVFGEQKKRFPEVKEASRNIHETFKKDRTKATENESLHPSWAARRKLQDVMKQGFQGKKIRFEET, translated from the exons ATGACGGTGGCAAAAATCTCAACCGAAATGAATAACGAG ATCGTTTTATTGAGGCAGTGCGTACGTCGAGCTCGCATTTGCGTGATAAACAAGTTGGTTCGAGAGGCTAAGAGACTGCGTGCCAATCGTGGCAACGAGAAACTTTcagaaaagaataaaaataaagcggAGAAATATTTGAGAGAGGTTTCCGAGTTGAAACGTGTCAAGGATGATGAAATATCAAAATTTGGAATTATTCATCTGGAGGACTTGGAGCGTATGTTGCAGAATTCACAGACAGACGATAGGACTAGAGCCATAGTAAAAGCTGTTCGTTACAAATGTTTAAACGAAAAAATCATGGAATTTGTAAAGAAATTTCCCAACTGTAAAGAATGCGTTTCTGGGAACAAGAAGGAACGTTCgctgaaaaagaaaagaaaaaattctataAGCGAACAAGATCTAAAGAATCCAAAACGATCACCAGACGATCAAAATGACAGTGACCAGCACGCAAGAAATAATCGACTAAGTATAAGTAGCGTGGTGGACGAAGAAACACCACTGCAAAAATTAAAGCGAAATAGACAAGATGCACAGTCGGAAGAAGACTGTGTTAAAAGTAACGAGAAAAGCTCAGAATTGATTACCAAGGCTGTAAGCAAAGAGGCTACGGTCAAGAGATTCACGGATATTTTACAAGAATCTAGCACACCTACAATGGACGATCAAAACGAAGAGAATAAAGAGCAGCAATCTTCTCCAATGCCTATGGCGTTAACGAGAGCAGATGACTTTTTTCTAAATTCGGATAAGGTTGTTGCGGTACACGTGAACGCTGCTGCAACATTTTCTTCTGCTGATGTAGATAAAAAGACGTTCACGACTTTTCCAAAAAGAAGCGTAAAGCGAGAGTTTCCAAGGTACGAAAGGAACCAAGGAAACAGAAGTCAGAGAAGACGAGAAGCAAATAACAAAGATGTTTCATATCATCAAAGAAACACAAGGGAGACGAGTGCGGTATTTGGCGAGCAGAAGAAACGATTTCCAGAGGTCAAGGAAGCATCACGAAATATACACGAAACTTTCAAGAAAGACCGTACAAAGGCCACGGAAAATGAAAGTTTGCATCCATCGTGGGCAGCAAGAAGAAAATTACAAGATGTGATGAAACAAGGATTTCAAGGGAAAAAAATTCGATTCGAAGAGActtaa
- the Clpx gene encoding caseinolytic protease chaperone subunit isoform X1 encodes MSCVRCCLISAGRIAASNHIANHVHKIVRVAVTRSLTISNTLSKAPTEPTPPSKDGSGGVSSVGNGGGKKNTLTCPKCGDPCTHVETFVSSSRFVKCEKCHHFFLVLSEIDSKKSLKETMRPDDTKQGFYRKPPPPPKKIFEYLNKHVVGQEFAKKVLSVAVYNHYKRIYNNLPVQNSMQGSTNSSGTQDMNHPFTHRGLKPHLLHISTIGNSLGVGFQQFPSGNEQKSSNNQSVPGSDILDSKQHQLKLEKSNILLLGPTGSGKTLLAQTIAQCLDVPFAICDCTTLTQAGYVGEDIESVIAKLLQDANYVVDRAQMGIVFLDEVDKIGAVPGIHQLRDVGGEGVQQGMLKMLEGTIVNVPERNSSRKLRGDTLQVDTTNILFVASGAYNGLDRLISRRKTEKYLGFGATPSSESPGRRAASLADVANMSPSAEQDNQEKDFLLQQVEARDLIDFGMIPEFVGRFPVLVPFHTLDRDMLVRILTEPQNAMVPQYQMLFSMDKVELTFTTEALRAIAALAMQKKTGARGLRAIMESLLLEPMFEVPGSDVMSVHVTEGCVQGQEKPQYIRKGDATEEELQAQHIQN; translated from the exons ATGAGTTGCGTACGTTGTTGTTTGATTAGTGCTGGTCGCATCGCAGCTTCGAATCACATAGCCAATCATG ttcataaaattgtgagAGTAGCTGTGACCAGGTCCTTGACGATCAGTAATACCTTGAGCAAGGCACCTACAGAACCAACACCACCCAGCAAGGATGGTAGCGGTGGAGTGTCATCTGTAGGCAACGGCGGAGGGAAAAAAAACACGCTTACTTGTCCAAAATGCGGAGATCCTTGTACACACGTAGAAACTTTTGTGT CATCGTCGAGATTCGTAAAATGCGAAAAATGCCATCATTTCTTCCTTGTACTCTCAGAGATAGATTCgaaaaaaagtttgaaagaaaCTATGAGACCGGATGATACGAAAcaaggattttataggaaaccACCGCCACCACCAAAAAAG ATTTTCGAATACCTAAATAAACACGTCGTGGGGCAAGAATTTGCTAAAAAGGTACTGAGCGTCGCTGTTTATAATCACTATAAACGAATCTACAATAACCTGCCGGTACAGAATTCGATGCAAGGATCCACAAATTCATCTGGTACACAAGATATGAATCATCCCTTCACTCACAGAGGTCTTAAACCAC ACTTGTTACACATTTCTACGATTGGAAATTCGCTCGGTGTTGGATTTCAACAGTTTCCCTCGGGAAACGAGCAAAAATCAAGCAACAATCAGTCAGTCCCGGGTTCGGACATTTTGGATAGTAAGCAGCACCAATTGAAATTAGAGAAAAGCAATATTCTGTTGCTGGGTCCTACGGGTAGTGGAAAGACGTTGCTCGCGCAGACGATAGCTCAGTGTTTGGACGTACCTTTTGCTATTTGCGACTGTACGACGTTAACGCAAGCGGGTTACGTCGGTGAAGATATAGAAAGCGTGATAGCAAAGCTCCTCCAAGATGCCAACTATGTAGTTGACAGAGCACAAATGGGTATCGTATTTTTAGACGAAGTCGATAAAATCGGCGCTGTTCCTGGCATACATCAATTGCGAGACGTTGGCGGAGAAGGTGTTCAACAAGGGATGTTGAAAAtgttagagggtacgatcgtGAACGTACCAGAAAGAAACAGTTCCAGGAAACTACGCGGCGATACGCTGCAAGTTGACACTACGAATATCTTATTTGTTGCTTCTGGTGCATATAACGGTCTAGATCGGTTGATTTCACGGCGAAAAACCGAAAAATACCTCGGATTCGGAGCAACACCTTCTTCCGAGAGTCCTGGAAGGAGAGCAGCTAGTTTGGCAGACGTTGCAAATATGTCACCTTCAGCGGAACAGGATAACCAGGAGAAAGATTTTCTACTACAACAAGTCGAAGCAAGAGATTTAATTGACTTTGGTATGATACCAGAATTCGTCGGCAGATTTCCTGTTTTGGTACCTTTTCACACACTCGACAGAGATATGTTGGTTCGAATTCTAACTGAACCTCAAAATGCCATGGTACCTCAATATCAGATGTTATTCTCGATGGATAAG GTAGAATTAACGTTCACTACGGAGGCTTTACGCGCGATAGCCGCGCTCGCGATGCAAAAGAAAACGGGTGCGAGAGGTCTTCGAGCTATCATGGAATCGTTATTGTTAGAACCGATGTTCGAGGTACCAGGTAGCGATGTAATGTCCGTTCATGTGACCGAAGGTTGTGTACAAGGACAGGAAAAACCACAGTACATTAGAAAAGGCGATGCTACCGAGGAGGAGCTCCAAGCTCAACATATACAGAATTAA
- the Clpx gene encoding caseinolytic protease chaperone subunit isoform X3: protein MSCVRCCLISAGRIAASNHIANHVHKIVRVAVTRSLTISNTLSKAPTEPTPPSKDGSGGVSSVGNGGGKKNTLTCPKCGDPCTHVETFVSSSRFVKCEKCHHFFLVLSEIDSKKSLKETMRPDDTKQGFYRKPPPPPKKIFEYLNKHVVGQEFAKKVLSVAVYNHYKRIYNNLPVQNSMQGSTNSSDLLHISTIGNSLGVGFQQFPSGNEQKSSNNQSVPGSDILDSKQHQLKLEKSNILLLGPTGSGKTLLAQTIAQCLDVPFAICDCTTLTQAGYVGEDIESVIAKLLQDANYVVDRAQMGIVFLDEVDKIGAVPGIHQLRDVGGEGVQQGMLKMLEGTIVNVPERNSSRKLRGDTLQVDTTNILFVASGAYNGLDRLISRRKTEKYLGFGATPSSESPGRRAASLADVANMSPSAEQDNQEKDFLLQQVEARDLIDFGMIPEFVGRFPVLVPFHTLDRDMLVRILTEPQNAMVPQYQMLFSMDKVELTFTTEALRAIAALAMQKKTGARGLRAIMESLLLEPMFEVPGSDVMSVHVTEGCVQGQEKPQYIRKGDATEEELQAQHIQN, encoded by the exons ATGAGTTGCGTACGTTGTTGTTTGATTAGTGCTGGTCGCATCGCAGCTTCGAATCACATAGCCAATCATG ttcataaaattgtgagAGTAGCTGTGACCAGGTCCTTGACGATCAGTAATACCTTGAGCAAGGCACCTACAGAACCAACACCACCCAGCAAGGATGGTAGCGGTGGAGTGTCATCTGTAGGCAACGGCGGAGGGAAAAAAAACACGCTTACTTGTCCAAAATGCGGAGATCCTTGTACACACGTAGAAACTTTTGTGT CATCGTCGAGATTCGTAAAATGCGAAAAATGCCATCATTTCTTCCTTGTACTCTCAGAGATAGATTCgaaaaaaagtttgaaagaaaCTATGAGACCGGATGATACGAAAcaaggattttataggaaaccACCGCCACCACCAAAAAAG ATTTTCGAATACCTAAATAAACACGTCGTGGGGCAAGAATTTGCTAAAAAGGTACTGAGCGTCGCTGTTTATAATCACTATAAACGAATCTACAATAACCTGCCGGTACAGAATTCGATGCAAGGATCCACAAATTCATCTG ACTTGTTACACATTTCTACGATTGGAAATTCGCTCGGTGTTGGATTTCAACAGTTTCCCTCGGGAAACGAGCAAAAATCAAGCAACAATCAGTCAGTCCCGGGTTCGGACATTTTGGATAGTAAGCAGCACCAATTGAAATTAGAGAAAAGCAATATTCTGTTGCTGGGTCCTACGGGTAGTGGAAAGACGTTGCTCGCGCAGACGATAGCTCAGTGTTTGGACGTACCTTTTGCTATTTGCGACTGTACGACGTTAACGCAAGCGGGTTACGTCGGTGAAGATATAGAAAGCGTGATAGCAAAGCTCCTCCAAGATGCCAACTATGTAGTTGACAGAGCACAAATGGGTATCGTATTTTTAGACGAAGTCGATAAAATCGGCGCTGTTCCTGGCATACATCAATTGCGAGACGTTGGCGGAGAAGGTGTTCAACAAGGGATGTTGAAAAtgttagagggtacgatcgtGAACGTACCAGAAAGAAACAGTTCCAGGAAACTACGCGGCGATACGCTGCAAGTTGACACTACGAATATCTTATTTGTTGCTTCTGGTGCATATAACGGTCTAGATCGGTTGATTTCACGGCGAAAAACCGAAAAATACCTCGGATTCGGAGCAACACCTTCTTCCGAGAGTCCTGGAAGGAGAGCAGCTAGTTTGGCAGACGTTGCAAATATGTCACCTTCAGCGGAACAGGATAACCAGGAGAAAGATTTTCTACTACAACAAGTCGAAGCAAGAGATTTAATTGACTTTGGTATGATACCAGAATTCGTCGGCAGATTTCCTGTTTTGGTACCTTTTCACACACTCGACAGAGATATGTTGGTTCGAATTCTAACTGAACCTCAAAATGCCATGGTACCTCAATATCAGATGTTATTCTCGATGGATAAG GTAGAATTAACGTTCACTACGGAGGCTTTACGCGCGATAGCCGCGCTCGCGATGCAAAAGAAAACGGGTGCGAGAGGTCTTCGAGCTATCATGGAATCGTTATTGTTAGAACCGATGTTCGAGGTACCAGGTAGCGATGTAATGTCCGTTCATGTGACCGAAGGTTGTGTACAAGGACAGGAAAAACCACAGTACATTAGAAAAGGCGATGCTACCGAGGAGGAGCTCCAAGCTCAACATATACAGAATTAA
- the Clpx gene encoding caseinolytic protease chaperone subunit isoform X2 yields the protein MSCVRCCLISAGRIAASNHIANHVHKIVRVAVTRSLTISNTLSKAPTEPTPPSKDGSGGVSSVGNGGGKKNTLTCPKCGDPCTHVETFVSSSRFVKCEKCHHFFLVLSEIDSKKSLKETMRPDDTKQGFYRKPPPPPKKIFEYLNKHVVGQEFAKKVLSVAVYNHYKRIYNNLPVQNSMQGSTNSSGTQDMNHPFTHRDLLHISTIGNSLGVGFQQFPSGNEQKSSNNQSVPGSDILDSKQHQLKLEKSNILLLGPTGSGKTLLAQTIAQCLDVPFAICDCTTLTQAGYVGEDIESVIAKLLQDANYVVDRAQMGIVFLDEVDKIGAVPGIHQLRDVGGEGVQQGMLKMLEGTIVNVPERNSSRKLRGDTLQVDTTNILFVASGAYNGLDRLISRRKTEKYLGFGATPSSESPGRRAASLADVANMSPSAEQDNQEKDFLLQQVEARDLIDFGMIPEFVGRFPVLVPFHTLDRDMLVRILTEPQNAMVPQYQMLFSMDKVELTFTTEALRAIAALAMQKKTGARGLRAIMESLLLEPMFEVPGSDVMSVHVTEGCVQGQEKPQYIRKGDATEEELQAQHIQN from the exons ATGAGTTGCGTACGTTGTTGTTTGATTAGTGCTGGTCGCATCGCAGCTTCGAATCACATAGCCAATCATG ttcataaaattgtgagAGTAGCTGTGACCAGGTCCTTGACGATCAGTAATACCTTGAGCAAGGCACCTACAGAACCAACACCACCCAGCAAGGATGGTAGCGGTGGAGTGTCATCTGTAGGCAACGGCGGAGGGAAAAAAAACACGCTTACTTGTCCAAAATGCGGAGATCCTTGTACACACGTAGAAACTTTTGTGT CATCGTCGAGATTCGTAAAATGCGAAAAATGCCATCATTTCTTCCTTGTACTCTCAGAGATAGATTCgaaaaaaagtttgaaagaaaCTATGAGACCGGATGATACGAAAcaaggattttataggaaaccACCGCCACCACCAAAAAAG ATTTTCGAATACCTAAATAAACACGTCGTGGGGCAAGAATTTGCTAAAAAGGTACTGAGCGTCGCTGTTTATAATCACTATAAACGAATCTACAATAACCTGCCGGTACAGAATTCGATGCAAGGATCCACAAATTCATCTGGTACACAAGATATGAATCATCCCTTCACTCACAGAG ACTTGTTACACATTTCTACGATTGGAAATTCGCTCGGTGTTGGATTTCAACAGTTTCCCTCGGGAAACGAGCAAAAATCAAGCAACAATCAGTCAGTCCCGGGTTCGGACATTTTGGATAGTAAGCAGCACCAATTGAAATTAGAGAAAAGCAATATTCTGTTGCTGGGTCCTACGGGTAGTGGAAAGACGTTGCTCGCGCAGACGATAGCTCAGTGTTTGGACGTACCTTTTGCTATTTGCGACTGTACGACGTTAACGCAAGCGGGTTACGTCGGTGAAGATATAGAAAGCGTGATAGCAAAGCTCCTCCAAGATGCCAACTATGTAGTTGACAGAGCACAAATGGGTATCGTATTTTTAGACGAAGTCGATAAAATCGGCGCTGTTCCTGGCATACATCAATTGCGAGACGTTGGCGGAGAAGGTGTTCAACAAGGGATGTTGAAAAtgttagagggtacgatcgtGAACGTACCAGAAAGAAACAGTTCCAGGAAACTACGCGGCGATACGCTGCAAGTTGACACTACGAATATCTTATTTGTTGCTTCTGGTGCATATAACGGTCTAGATCGGTTGATTTCACGGCGAAAAACCGAAAAATACCTCGGATTCGGAGCAACACCTTCTTCCGAGAGTCCTGGAAGGAGAGCAGCTAGTTTGGCAGACGTTGCAAATATGTCACCTTCAGCGGAACAGGATAACCAGGAGAAAGATTTTCTACTACAACAAGTCGAAGCAAGAGATTTAATTGACTTTGGTATGATACCAGAATTCGTCGGCAGATTTCCTGTTTTGGTACCTTTTCACACACTCGACAGAGATATGTTGGTTCGAATTCTAACTGAACCTCAAAATGCCATGGTACCTCAATATCAGATGTTATTCTCGATGGATAAG GTAGAATTAACGTTCACTACGGAGGCTTTACGCGCGATAGCCGCGCTCGCGATGCAAAAGAAAACGGGTGCGAGAGGTCTTCGAGCTATCATGGAATCGTTATTGTTAGAACCGATGTTCGAGGTACCAGGTAGCGATGTAATGTCCGTTCATGTGACCGAAGGTTGTGTACAAGGACAGGAAAAACCACAGTACATTAGAAAAGGCGATGCTACCGAGGAGGAGCTCCAAGCTCAACATATACAGAATTAA